The following nucleotide sequence is from Bacillus sp. (in: firmicutes).
TATCTTGACAATCGTTTTTGGACAAAGCCACGCCAAAAAATTTCTTCCCCTGGAATCAAGACGAGGAATAACACAATGAAATGCCAAAGTTGCATTGGTTTGTATCGATTATATAGCCAAGCAACATCTTTTTTTATTGTTGATGATAATGCTGATAATACTTCATAGCCAATCCAAAAAATGAGATATATAAGGATTCCTGATATGATTCCGTACACAATGTACGTCGGCGCAGGTAGGTGATCGTCAATCGATTCGTTTAAAATGGTATAGCTAATAAGAAACAATAAGGCGGCACCGTACAGATACCAAAAGACATCTTTGTCAATAAACGTTAAATAGAGGAGGATATGCGCTAACCCGATAGAAATCCAAAGTTTAATATCCGTTGCGCATTTTTTCATATGGAAATCTCCTTTCTGAAAAGTCAACCACTATTTTAACAAACTTCTACCCGAAAGTGGAAGGGAAAGGGCGAATTTTTATTTTTGTAACTTTTCATAAAAAGGAGATGCTAAGAAAGGAAAGGAGGAATAAACGGATGACACAGTCGAAACGAGAAAAAGAGCGGCAATGGAACGTTCGAAAACAAAATCAGCGACCACATGGAAAGGTCGCTTCGAAGAAAGAATTAGTTGATAAAGAGTAAATGCTTTTATCATGGCCTTTATGGGAAGGTCTCTTGTATAAAGGCCATGATAAACAGCTAAA
It contains:
- a CDS encoding CPBP family intramembrane metalloprotease, giving the protein MKKCATDIKLWISIGLAHILLYLTFIDKDVFWYLYGAALLFLISYTILNESIDDHLPAPTYIVYGIISGILIYLIFWIGYEVLSALSSTIKKDVAWLYNRYKPMQLWHFIVLFLVLIPGEEIFWRGFVQKRLSRYFQPALAIIIASFLGASVFWYAGKWALMIAAFVGGLVWGALFEWKRSIPLLIVSHLVVDILIFIVFPFH